In the Peptoclostridium acidaminophilum DSM 3953 genome, one interval contains:
- a CDS encoding S-layer homology domain-containing protein: protein MSKKLYIPFALLITLLMSSFSFAQEGGLTRLEFAKKVLGMSKYELSSESASMFGDIQNSLDIPYSNAASSYGLIKGYDNNFFPNSKLTKEQAIVIIVRAMGEEPFAQQLSQDKMSSLLKFSDSSAISSWAKPAVAYLVENGLLEASGSLGPQEIAAASFADDLYSKCKSFFDSKLSREGYSAALILDKASKNIEKYDTYKFKGDMDMDSTVTAPDENNNPVTENTKMKMVQEGVFEKPENIYVKSTMTIIPMNEKQKEELGDMLEQTSELYYDGQKYLMKTSMDDSWFELDITPLIKQLQSMTGSSSMNNQGITREQLELYGMFAKYGLDEKIDGKDCYTINVELDSATFNKLMKQIMDQTIEFYKDSNLQQLDQEQSDMSEQEMEEFKATLNAMFSNMNVNVGYKFIVDKETLEYRSFDIKQKIDMSMGDIKTTTNAVGSFEYYDFNKPVEFPQIKESDIKSIDQMNQIESPE, encoded by the coding sequence TTGAGTAAGAAACTTTACATTCCATTTGCTCTGCTCATAACTCTGTTGATGTCCTCTTTTTCTTTTGCGCAAGAGGGTGGATTGACAAGACTCGAATTTGCAAAGAAAGTACTGGGCATGTCCAAATATGAGCTTTCCAGTGAATCAGCTTCAATGTTTGGCGACATCCAAAATTCTCTCGACATCCCTTATTCCAACGCAGCAAGCAGCTACGGACTGATCAAGGGCTACGACAACAACTTCTTTCCTAATTCAAAACTCACAAAAGAACAGGCTATTGTAATTATTGTAAGGGCGATGGGCGAAGAGCCTTTTGCGCAGCAGTTAAGCCAGGACAAGATGTCATCACTCCTCAAATTCTCCGATAGCAGCGCAATCTCAAGCTGGGCAAAGCCTGCAGTTGCATACCTTGTAGAAAACGGCCTTTTGGAAGCCTCAGGATCACTCGGACCTCAAGAAATTGCCGCGGCATCGTTTGCTGACGATCTTTATTCAAAATGCAAATCGTTTTTTGATTCCAAGCTTTCACGGGAAGGCTATTCTGCAGCCCTTATACTTGACAAGGCTTCAAAAAATATAGAAAAATACGACACATACAAGTTCAAGGGCGACATGGACATGGATTCCACGGTTACTGCGCCAGACGAGAACAACAACCCGGTTACAGAAAACACCAAAATGAAAATGGTGCAAGAAGGCGTATTTGAAAAACCCGAAAATATTTATGTGAAATCAACAATGACTATCATTCCTATGAATGAAAAGCAAAAAGAAGAGCTTGGCGACATGCTTGAGCAGACAAGCGAGCTTTACTATGACGGTCAAAAGTACCTCATGAAGACCAGCATGGACGACTCGTGGTTCGAGCTCGACATAACGCCTCTGATAAAGCAGCTCCAGAGCATGACAGGCTCAAGCAGCATGAATAACCAGGGCATCACAAGAGAGCAGCTGGAGCTCTACGGAATGTTTGCAAAATATGGACTAGATGAAAAGATAGACGGCAAGGACTGCTATACGATAAATGTGGAGCTGGACAGCGCCACGTTCAACAAGCTCATGAAGCAGATAATGGATCAGACTATTGAGTTCTACAAAGATTCCAACCTCCAGCAGCTTGACCAGGAGCAATCCGACATGAGCGAGCAGGAGATGGAGGAGTTCAAAGCTACACTAAACGCCATGTTTTCAAACATGAATGTCAATGTGGGATACAAATTCATAGTAGACAAGGAAACCCTTGAATACAGGTCCTTCGATATAAAGCAAAAGATTGACATGTCCATGGGAGATATAAAGACAACGACTAATGCTGTCGGCTCGTTCGAATATTACGACTTCAACAAGCCCGTTGAATTTCCTCAGATAAAGGAATCTGACATAAAAAGCATTGATCAAATGAATCAGATTGAGAGTCCAGAATAG
- the saoD gene encoding DsrE-related protein SaoD → MKVAYVISSDNSRKILRDMIIPQLEQGIHGAEVVGMFFVFDNTFMLLEGTEIGERLSALHEKTGMVLLACDQCAIEREIQDRLVSGAAIGCFPILYPTLGSAGAEQIITL, encoded by the coding sequence ATGAAGGTAGCATACGTAATAAGCTCTGACAATTCAAGGAAAATACTAAGGGATATGATAATACCTCAGCTTGAGCAGGGAATACATGGGGCTGAAGTTGTGGGAATGTTCTTTGTGTTCGACAACACTTTCATGCTGCTTGAGGGTACTGAAATAGGCGAAAGGCTGTCGGCGCTTCACGAAAAGACTGGAATGGTCCTGCTGGCATGCGACCAGTGTGCAATTGAAAGGGAAATACAGGACAGACTAGTTTCTGGAGCTGCCATAGGATGTTTCCCGATACTTTATCCGACGCTGGGATCTGCGGGAGCTGAACAAATAATAACTCTATAG
- a CDS encoding YfbR-like 5'-deoxynucleotidase → MKAVIAIRKGLILKLFDAAYMQRWNDHLRPFDLIELDKQGHKMVVAYFIGKHEEGREGFDWIQVIEGAIFDLLQRIVITDIKPPVFYRIKQDEEKYKRLNSFVLAELDTVISSMGSDFKGRFESHLAGNISKASADVLEAAHSYASYWEFGIIERMNPDAFELEHIRDDFVRKIESYRFLEGMRLILDDKKSRSFIDICGRLRYQNRWAQLHRIPRTSVLAHSAYVAMLSYIFSLEMGACPRRCVNNFFTGLFHDLPEVFTRDIISPVKRSIEGLEELIKDIERENMEKVIYPLLPKAHCEDIQRFTQDEFDDEIVFDAKRIGKTIGEIDREFNLDIYSPRDGKAVRAADRLAAFIEAYSAIQNGCVSMDFRKAALSIRSEYENTKLGRLDLGSLYADF, encoded by the coding sequence ATGAAGGCGGTGATTGCAATTAGAAAGGGTCTCATACTCAAGCTGTTTGACGCGGCATATATGCAACGGTGGAACGACCACCTCAGGCCTTTTGATCTTATAGAGCTCGATAAGCAAGGCCACAAGATGGTCGTGGCTTATTTCATAGGAAAGCACGAAGAAGGCAGGGAAGGCTTCGACTGGATACAGGTCATAGAAGGGGCCATATTCGACTTGCTTCAAAGGATTGTAATAACCGATATAAAGCCTCCTGTGTTCTACAGGATAAAGCAGGACGAGGAAAAATACAAAAGACTCAACAGCTTTGTATTGGCGGAGCTAGACACTGTAATATCAAGCATGGGATCTGATTTCAAGGGGAGATTTGAGAGCCACTTGGCAGGCAACATCAGCAAGGCTTCAGCCGATGTGCTCGAGGCGGCCCACAGCTACGCGTCGTACTGGGAGTTTGGAATAATAGAGAGGATGAACCCGGATGCGTTCGAGCTCGAACATATAAGGGATGACTTTGTTCGCAAGATAGAAAGCTACAGGTTCCTTGAGGGCATGAGATTGATACTAGATGACAAAAAAAGCAGAAGCTTCATTGACATATGCGGAAGGTTAAGGTACCAAAACAGATGGGCCCAGCTTCACCGAATTCCAAGGACATCGGTGCTTGCCCACTCTGCGTATGTGGCTATGCTCTCGTATATTTTCTCGCTTGAGATGGGAGCATGCCCAAGGCGATGCGTTAATAACTTCTTCACAGGGCTTTTCCATGATTTGCCGGAGGTGTTTACGCGGGATATCATATCTCCGGTTAAAAGATCGATAGAAGGCCTTGAGGAGCTCATAAAGGATATAGAGCGCGAAAACATGGAAAAGGTCATATATCCTCTGCTTCCAAAGGCGCATTGCGAAGACATTCAAAGGTTCACCCAGGATGAGTTTGACGATGAAATAGTGTTTGACGCCAAGAGGATCGGGAAGACTATCGGAGAGATAGACCGGGAGTTCAACCTGGATATTTACAGTCCAAGGGACGGCAAGGCTGTAAGGGCAGCTGACAGGCTTGCGGCATTCATAGAGGCTTATTCAGCCATACAAAACGGCTGCGTGAGCATGGATTTTAGAAAGGCTGCCCTTTCTATAAGGTCGGAGTATGAAAACACAAAGCTGGGCAGGCTGGACCTTGGAAGTCTGTATGCCGATTTTTAA
- the rpsA gene encoding 30S ribosomal protein S1, giving the protein MNNSENMLTMQELLDNEEQEMKRIKTGDIVKGTVILVNDNEVMVNIGYKSDGIITKSEFSSDSDVVLTEAVKENDEIEVYVVKLNDGEGNVLLSRKRLEGLKVWDDFIAMHETGEIFPVRVVEVVKGGAMALYKGIKGFIPASHISMGFTKDLAEFVGKTLEVKVIEVDKGKRKLVFSRKEVEKKEIESKKAAVLDSIQKGEVRKGQVKRLTDFGAFVDLGGIDGLIHVSELSWKRVNSPAEVVSEGDMVEVYVIDFDKEKERISLSLKQVTPDPWTLVSSKYNVGDVVEGTVLRLPNFGAFIELEPGLDGFCHISQIDQKHIAKPSDVLSEGQKVSAKIIEIKPEEKKISLSIKEAQGGETEAAEDYSDETPVNTVEDSINE; this is encoded by the coding sequence GTGAATAATTCTGAAAACATGCTTACAATGCAAGAACTTTTGGACAATGAAGAACAGGAAATGAAGAGGATAAAAACAGGTGATATTGTAAAGGGAACAGTTATTCTTGTAAATGATAATGAGGTTATGGTTAACATAGGATACAAGTCGGACGGTATCATAACTAAGAGTGAATTTTCAAGCGATTCTGACGTAGTACTTACAGAGGCTGTTAAGGAAAACGATGAAATCGAGGTTTATGTAGTAAAGCTTAATGACGGCGAAGGAAACGTTCTGCTTTCAAGAAAGAGACTGGAAGGACTTAAGGTGTGGGACGATTTCATTGCTATGCATGAAACAGGAGAGATTTTCCCGGTAAGAGTTGTAGAGGTTGTAAAGGGAGGAGCAATGGCTCTTTACAAGGGAATCAAAGGATTCATACCGGCATCTCACATATCTATGGGCTTTACAAAGGATCTTGCCGAGTTTGTAGGAAAGACTCTTGAAGTAAAGGTTATAGAAGTTGACAAGGGCAAGAGAAAGCTTGTATTCTCAAGAAAAGAAGTGGAGAAAAAGGAGATAGAGTCTAAAAAGGCAGCTGTCCTTGATTCTATACAAAAGGGCGAAGTCAGAAAAGGCCAAGTTAAGAGACTTACTGATTTTGGTGCGTTTGTAGACTTGGGCGGAATAGACGGCCTTATACACGTATCTGAGCTTTCGTGGAAGAGAGTAAACAGCCCAGCGGAAGTTGTTTCTGAGGGTGACATGGTAGAGGTTTATGTGATTGACTTTGACAAGGAAAAAGAGAGAATATCTCTAAGCCTTAAGCAGGTTACTCCAGATCCTTGGACGCTTGTTTCTTCAAAATACAATGTAGGCGACGTGGTTGAAGGTACTGTGCTTAGACTCCCTAATTTCGGAGCATTCATAGAGCTTGAGCCGGGTCTTGACGGATTCTGCCACATATCGCAGATAGACCAAAAGCATATTGCAAAGCCTTCTGACGTGTTAAGCGAAGGACAAAAGGTCAGTGCAAAGATAATAGAAATAAAGCCTGAAGAAAAGAAGATAAGCCTAAGCATAAAAGAGGCTCAGGGCGGAGAAACAGAAGCTGCAGAAGACTACAGCGACGAAACTCCTGTAAACACTGTAGAAGATTCAATAAACGAATAA
- a CDS encoding double-cubane-cluster-containing anaerobic reductase, with product MILKDLPEIFEDFSEARKEGFLKMKDIKESGKNVVGIFCTYTPKEIIMAADAVAVGLCGTSEEPIPDAEKDLPRNLCPLIKSSYGFAMTDKCPYFYFSDLLVGETTCDGKKKMFELLGEIKPVHVMQLPQTYDCSEALRLWKNEIIKLKERLEKDLGVEITDEKLRAAIKLRNQERKVLKEFYDLSMACPPPMSGYEMHQLLYGSEFKFDRLEFIESMRGIIDKIKSEYEAGSRPISDKAPRIMVTGCPTGGVADKVIKAIEDSGGVVVCYENCGGAKEKETLVDESKDCYDALSEKYLNIACSVMSPNDARYELLSELADRFKVDGVVEIVLQACHTYNVEAFQVKKHVSGKLGLPYLYLETDYSKSDSGQIMTRVGAFLEMIDK from the coding sequence ATGATTTTGAAAGATTTGCCTGAAATATTCGAAGATTTTAGCGAAGCCAGGAAGGAAGGCTTCCTGAAGATGAAAGATATAAAGGAAAGCGGGAAGAATGTTGTAGGAATATTCTGCACGTACACTCCAAAGGAGATTATTATGGCAGCTGATGCTGTTGCCGTAGGCCTTTGCGGCACGAGCGAGGAACCTATACCTGATGCGGAAAAGGATCTGCCAAGGAACCTGTGTCCGCTTATAAAGTCAAGCTACGGCTTTGCCATGACGGACAAGTGTCCTTACTTTTATTTTTCAGACCTGCTGGTTGGCGAGACTACATGTGACGGCAAAAAGAAGATGTTTGAATTGCTTGGTGAAATAAAGCCGGTGCACGTTATGCAGCTTCCTCAGACATATGACTGCAGCGAGGCTCTGAGGCTCTGGAAAAATGAGATTATTAAGCTGAAGGAAAGGCTTGAGAAAGATCTTGGAGTGGAAATAACTGATGAAAAACTAAGGGCTGCAATAAAGCTTAGAAATCAGGAAAGAAAAGTTCTTAAGGAATTCTACGACCTTTCGATGGCGTGCCCTCCGCCAATGAGCGGTTATGAAATGCACCAGCTGCTGTATGGCTCTGAGTTCAAGTTCGACAGGCTGGAGTTTATTGAGAGCATGAGGGGCATAATAGACAAGATAAAGTCTGAATATGAAGCTGGCAGCAGACCAATCTCAGACAAGGCTCCAAGGATAATGGTGACAGGCTGCCCAACAGGTGGAGTTGCCGACAAGGTCATAAAGGCCATAGAAGACAGCGGCGGTGTTGTAGTATGCTATGAAAACTGTGGCGGAGCCAAGGAGAAGGAGACGCTTGTAGATGAAAGCAAGGATTGCTATGATGCTCTTTCTGAAAAGTACCTTAACATAGCATGTTCTGTAATGTCTCCAAACGATGCAAGATACGAGCTCCTGTCAGAGCTTGCAGACAGGTTCAAGGTCGATGGCGTGGTGGAGATAGTTCTCCAGGCTTGCCACACCTACAACGTAGAAGCGTTCCAGGTTAAAAAACATGTGAGTGGAAAACTGGGACTTCCATATCTTTATCTTGAAACAGATTATTCCAAATCGGATTCGGGCCAGATAATGACTCGTGTTGGTGCGTTCCTTGAGATGATAGACAAATAG
- a CDS encoding SEC-C metal-binding domain-containing protein, with protein MKLYESWKESYENLDNAGYETFWREYLPKEMENYKYILSHKDETVGGKLVDIADKFNMETVTFAGFIDGINDSLKESIDLDELTEDSNISLNVDFEKLYYNMLDAKADWLYNLDEWDGVLSTEKRKQIKKEYDKTKTVVKEQLPGRNEPCPCGSGKKYKKCCGAK; from the coding sequence ATGAAACTATATGAATCTTGGAAAGAAAGCTACGAGAACCTTGACAACGCAGGCTACGAAACATTCTGGAGAGAATATCTTCCAAAGGAGATGGAGAACTACAAGTATATACTTTCGCACAAGGATGAGACTGTAGGTGGAAAGCTCGTCGACATTGCAGATAAATTCAACATGGAAACAGTTACGTTTGCAGGCTTTATTGACGGCATCAACGACAGCCTTAAAGAGAGCATAGACCTTGACGAACTCACTGAAGACAGCAATATCTCTCTAAATGTTGACTTTGAAAAGCTCTACTACAACATGCTTGACGCCAAAGCCGACTGGCTCTACAATCTTGACGAGTGGGATGGCGTGCTCTCTACTGAAAAAAGAAAGCAAATCAAGAAGGAATACGACAAGACAAAGACAGTAGTAAAAGAGCAGCTTCCCGGCAGAAACGAGCCTTGCCCTTGCGGAAGCGGAAAAAAATACAAAAAATGCTGCGGAGCAAAGTAG
- the saoL gene encoding MerB-like organometallic lyase SaoL, translating to MPFKYHQAERLLIDSMDSRLEADERKVRMHIINSIIDSAAPYNYSVITADVQKKLGMSEVQVKTAIGRIIEKNAAVADEEENINFIYPVSGFPTNHQITLEDGRSFCAMCAVDGMGCAFTFKQNVKVHSKCSECGADIAVEIRDGQIVSLSPEAAHVLHVDLNGNQNWSGSCUNIMNFFCTKEHYDSWVKSMELPDDEIFCLEAKEAIWVSKMLFSLED from the coding sequence ATGCCATTCAAGTATCATCAGGCTGAAAGGCTGCTTATTGATAGTATGGATTCAAGGCTTGAAGCAGACGAGAGAAAAGTGAGAATGCACATTATAAACAGCATAATAGACAGCGCTGCTCCTTATAATTACAGCGTTATTACAGCTGATGTCCAGAAAAAGCTTGGAATGAGCGAAGTGCAGGTAAAGACTGCAATAGGCAGGATAATAGAAAAAAACGCTGCAGTTGCAGATGAAGAGGAGAATATCAACTTCATATATCCGGTTTCTGGTTTTCCGACGAATCACCAGATAACTCTCGAGGACGGCAGGAGCTTTTGCGCAATGTGCGCAGTTGACGGCATGGGCTGCGCCTTCACATTCAAGCAAAATGTAAAGGTGCATTCAAAATGCAGCGAGTGCGGAGCTGACATAGCTGTGGAGATAAGGGACGGCCAGATAGTGAGCCTTTCGCCAGAAGCGGCGCATGTGCTTCACGTAGACCTCAACGGCAACCAGAACTGGTCCGGCAGCTGTTGAAATATAATGAACTTCTTCTGTACGAAGGAGCATTATGATTCATGGGTCAAGAGCATGGAGCTTCCAGATGATGAGATATTCTGCCTTGAGGCTAAAGAAGCAATATGGGTTTCAAAGATGCTTTTCAGCCTTGAAGACTAA
- a CDS encoding GGDEF domain-containing protein produces the protein MRSDSVNLKIDNIMEGIGFLSHIYDAVRLVDPVAKKVYDIGDNPVESESKCYEFWNTGQVCKNCTSMRAIKENKTFIKIEYNGERVYMVTVVPLQVEGRIFVAELLKEASDSNLVDEFLGKGKSEIYGMLERKNLLLVKDELTKVYNRRYINERLPYEIMSACEKGEEISIIMADIDKFKSINDNYGHIAGDKVLEAFAGVLEGCVRKDLDWVARYGGEEFIVFLKGAGCDKAHEVAECMRKSAEGFSLEYDGNDISFTSSFGVCTLLKNLSLEKLIAAADRNLYAAKNAGRNKVVSSEYEGGDCN, from the coding sequence TTGCGCAGTGACTCGGTGAATTTAAAAATAGACAATATAATGGAAGGAATAGGCTTTCTAAGTCACATATACGATGCTGTAAGGCTTGTGGATCCTGTGGCCAAGAAGGTGTATGATATAGGCGACAACCCGGTGGAGAGTGAGTCCAAATGCTATGAATTTTGGAATACTGGGCAGGTGTGCAAAAACTGCACATCCATGCGGGCTATAAAAGAAAACAAGACATTCATAAAGATTGAATACAACGGAGAAAGGGTTTATATGGTCACTGTGGTGCCTTTGCAAGTGGAAGGCAGAATCTTTGTGGCGGAACTGCTTAAGGAGGCGAGCGACAGCAATCTCGTGGATGAGTTTCTTGGCAAGGGCAAATCCGAGATATACGGCATGCTTGAGAGAAAAAACCTGCTCCTGGTTAAGGACGAGCTGACGAAGGTATACAACAGAAGGTACATAAACGAGAGGCTGCCGTATGAAATAATGAGCGCATGCGAAAAGGGAGAGGAAATCTCAATAATAATGGCCGACATAGACAAGTTCAAGAGCATTAATGATAATTACGGCCACATAGCGGGGGACAAGGTGCTCGAGGCTTTTGCGGGGGTGCTTGAAGGCTGCGTAAGGAAGGACTTGGACTGGGTGGCGCGGTATGGAGGTGAGGAGTTCATAGTATTCCTCAAAGGAGCCGGCTGTGACAAGGCGCATGAAGTTGCTGAGTGTATGAGAAAATCTGCAGAGGGCTTTTCGTTGGAGTATGACGGCAATGATATAAGTTTCACATCAAGCTTTGGAGTATGCACATTGCTTAAGAACTTAAGCCTCGAGAAACTAATAGCTGCTGCAGACAGAAACCTTTATGCGGCCAAGAATGCGGGCAGAAACAAGGTTGTCTCATCTGAATATGAAGGCGGTGATTGCAATTAG
- the saoA gene encoding ABC transporter ATP-binding protein SaoA, which translates to MNLEIRDINKTFKNEKTFNHVLEDISLTVEKGQFVSLLGPSGCGKTTLLTIIAGFQKADSGEILVEGKRVTKPGPDRGFVFQNYALFPWMNVRDNIMFPMKQQGMKKEERERKLAELLKLAHLEGNEKLFPHQISGGMKQRTAVVRALACQPELLLMDEPLGAVDFQMRHLLQEELEDLVINAKTTAVMVTHDVEEAIYMSDRVIVMSRDKGKILEDMSIDMERPRDRKSERYSEYKEMLTEVLKEALAGK; encoded by the coding sequence ATGAATCTTGAAATTCGTGATATAAACAAAACTTTCAAAAATGAAAAAACGTTCAACCATGTACTCGAAGACATAAGCCTCACGGTTGAAAAGGGCCAGTTTGTATCGCTCCTTGGACCATCCGGATGTGGCAAGACGACGTTGCTTACAATAATAGCGGGATTCCAGAAGGCTGACTCGGGTGAAATCCTTGTAGAAGGAAAAAGGGTCACAAAGCCCGGCCCTGACAGAGGCTTTGTGTTTCAAAACTATGCACTCTTCCCATGGATGAACGTAAGGGACAATATAATGTTCCCTATGAAGCAGCAGGGCATGAAAAAGGAAGAAAGGGAAAGAAAGCTAGCGGAGCTCCTCAAGCTTGCCCATCTAGAGGGAAACGAGAAGCTTTTTCCGCACCAGATATCCGGCGGAATGAAACAGAGGACTGCCGTTGTGAGGGCGCTTGCCTGTCAGCCGGAGCTGCTGCTAATGGACGAACCCCTTGGCGCTGTAGACTTTCAGATGAGACATCTCCTTCAGGAGGAATTGGAGGACCTTGTTATAAACGCAAAAACAACGGCTGTCATGGTCACTCACGATGTCGAAGAAGCCATATACATGAGCGACAGGGTCATAGTAATGTCGAGAGACAAGGGCAAAATACTCGAGGATATGAGCATAGACATGGAAAGGCCCAGGGACAGAAAAAGCGAAAGATATAGCGAATACAAGGAAATGCTCACGGAGGTTCTTAAAGAAGCTCTCGCGGGTAAGTAA
- the saoP gene encoding ABC transporter permease subunit SaoP (Most members of this family are selenoproteins with the selenocysteine residue at the channel-gating position.) encodes MENNRAIVYNGSFKYAELKKQNMLDTLYKLIMAGLLFGIWQIAAMKIDSQLLLPYPAVTMKALLECVTDAETVKNILITLGRVMKGFVFAMLFGLPLGFLMGFSKPADKLLGGFIDSIRQVPIMAWVPLTIVWFGIGDGPTIFLIAFSGIFPVILNTIQGVKSISKDYYNAARSMGAGRISVFLNIILPASLPDILTAARIAIGAGWMSVIUAEFIATSAGLGYSMVEAQTRMQTEKLVALMFFAAIVGFLIDRVIQYLNKAITKWRYAE; translated from the coding sequence ATGGAGAACAATAGAGCTATCGTTTATAATGGCAGTTTCAAATATGCGGAGCTTAAAAAGCAGAACATGCTGGATACGCTATACAAGCTGATTATGGCGGGACTCCTTTTTGGAATATGGCAGATAGCGGCAATGAAAATAGACAGCCAGCTTCTTTTGCCTTATCCGGCAGTTACAATGAAGGCGCTTTTGGAGTGCGTTACAGATGCTGAAACAGTCAAAAACATACTCATAACGCTTGGAAGAGTTATGAAGGGTTTTGTATTTGCAATGCTTTTCGGGCTTCCTTTAGGTTTTCTCATGGGATTTTCAAAGCCTGCAGACAAGCTGCTTGGTGGCTTTATAGACTCGATAAGGCAGGTTCCCATAATGGCATGGGTTCCGCTTACGATTGTTTGGTTTGGAATAGGCGATGGGCCGACAATATTTCTCATAGCCTTTTCGGGAATATTCCCAGTGATACTTAACACAATACAGGGCGTAAAGAGCATATCAAAGGACTATTATAATGCGGCCAGGAGCATGGGTGCAGGAAGAATCAGCGTATTTTTGAACATAATACTGCCAGCTTCACTGCCTGACATACTCACTGCTGCAAGGATTGCTATAGGCGCTGGCTGGATGAGCGTTATCTGAGCGGAGTTCATTGCTACGAGTGCCGGTCTCGGCTACTCCATGGTTGAAGCGCAAACGAGAATGCAGACTGAAAAGCTGGTTGCGCTGATGTTCTTTGCGGCAATAGTAGGGTTCTTGATAGACAGGGTAATACAGTATCTCAACAAGGCTATCACCAAATGGAGGTATGCTGAATAA
- a CDS encoding phosphatase PAP2 family protein, with the protein MDFKVFFQLDARLLYMIESAFKSGAMDHVMLFFTRMGDFGFVWIATGIMLAAIPKYRKAGIYTLLALAAGAIVGNLVLKPLIARPRPFMELQGISNTLGMSFSYSFPSGHTTSSFAAAYMLTRCIGKSGALAYVPAAFIAFSRMYFFVHYPSDIIGGIITGTVCAHMVYEASKKSEEVKRSDHLQ; encoded by the coding sequence ATGGATTTCAAAGTGTTTTTTCAGCTTGATGCAAGGCTGCTATATATGATTGAAAGTGCTTTTAAATCGGGTGCTATGGACCATGTGATGCTGTTTTTTACAAGGATGGGGGATTTTGGATTTGTATGGATTGCAACAGGCATAATGCTTGCGGCAATACCTAAATACAGGAAGGCAGGCATATACACACTGCTGGCTCTGGCCGCAGGCGCAATTGTTGGCAATCTGGTGCTCAAGCCTTTGATAGCAAGGCCAAGACCATTCATGGAGCTTCAGGGAATAAGCAACACGCTGGGAATGTCATTTTCCTATTCGTTTCCGTCAGGTCATACAACATCATCGTTTGCCGCCGCATATATGCTGACTAGATGCATCGGTAAAAGCGGAGCGCTTGCGTATGTTCCTGCGGCTTTCATAGCGTTTTCGCGTATGTATTTTTTTGTCCACTATCCCAGCGATATAATAGGAGGAATTATTACGGGTACGGTGTGCGCCCATATGGTGTATGAAGCTTCAAAAAAGAGTGAAGAAGTGAAGCGTTCTGACCACCTTCAATAG
- a CDS encoding universal stress protein yields MIQSILLPVEGIEFSKRAYKIALDIAQKYGAFVTILHIDKRPAYAPVEPVKAKPPKKGNVSEFKHAARSKGKNDIANSAKAYFGAHGIKVQVIVTYSDTVQAILEHAASGKYDVVIMCNYEDSLIKKFATSFTIKRIIAKSQIPVLVVQASSYKIIDMEEERIRRIQEEIK; encoded by the coding sequence ATGATACAAAGCATACTACTTCCGGTGGAAGGCATAGAATTCAGCAAAAGGGCGTACAAGATAGCTCTTGATATTGCCCAAAAATACGGCGCGTTTGTTACTATACTCCATATAGATAAAAGACCTGCGTATGCTCCGGTGGAACCGGTTAAGGCCAAGCCGCCGAAAAAAGGGAATGTATCAGAATTCAAGCACGCTGCGAGGAGCAAGGGAAAAAACGACATAGCAAACAGCGCAAAGGCGTACTTTGGAGCGCATGGGATAAAAGTGCAGGTTATAGTGACGTATAGCGATACGGTGCAGGCAATACTCGAGCACGCCGCCAGCGGCAAATATGACGTTGTCATAATGTGCAACTACGAGGATTCCCTCATAAAGAAATTTGCAACCAGTTTCACCATAAAAAGGATTATTGCAAAATCGCAGATTCCCGTGCTTGTTGTCCAGGCCTCAAGCTACAAGATCATAGACATGGAAGAGGAAAGAATAAGACGGATTCAAGAGGAAATAAAATAA